A single Fodinibius saliphilus DNA region contains:
- a CDS encoding metal-dependent transcriptional regulator, whose amino-acid sequence MVLSQAVEDYLKTIYTLEADGSKATTTKIADSLEVSSASATNMVKRLSKMGLVDYESYKGASLTKSGKKIALEIIRHHRLLELYLLEVMGYSWDEVHEEAEKLEHHISERFEDKIAKLLDDPTHDPHGDPIPTKEGLMPEMNAQPLNKVDMEEEYMVSRVKDQDPELLRYLGKIGLLPGIKIKVKEKAPFEGPITLLVEKEEQVIGHEVARNIFVAEL is encoded by the coding sequence ATGGTACTGAGCCAAGCAGTTGAAGATTATTTGAAGACCATATATACCCTGGAAGCCGATGGAAGCAAGGCTACAACTACGAAGATTGCTGATTCCTTGGAAGTATCATCTGCATCGGCTACGAATATGGTTAAAAGACTGTCGAAAATGGGGTTGGTCGATTATGAATCTTATAAAGGTGCCTCTCTTACAAAATCCGGTAAAAAAATTGCTCTTGAGATTATACGCCACCATCGCTTGTTGGAGCTATACCTATTAGAAGTAATGGGTTACTCTTGGGATGAGGTGCACGAAGAAGCAGAAAAGTTGGAGCACCATATATCGGAACGTTTTGAAGATAAAATTGCGAAACTGCTTGATGATCCTACCCACGACCCACATGGCGACCCTATTCCGACTAAAGAAGGGTTAATGCCAGAGATGAATGCTCAGCCTTTAAACAAGGTCGATATGGAGGAGGAGTATATGGTGAGTAGAGTGAAAGACCAAGACCCGGAACTGCTTCGCTATCTCGGTAAAATCGGTTTGTTGCCGGGCATTAAGATCAAGGTTAAAGAGAAAGCACCGTTTGAAGGTCCGATTACACTCTTGGTTGAAAAAGAGGAGCAAGTTATTGGCCATGAAGTAGCACGCAACATTTTTGTTGCTGAGCTGTAG
- a CDS encoding aminotransferase class V-fold PLP-dependent enzyme, whose amino-acid sequence MECQSHLFELPENHHYINCSYLSPLLKSVEQAGINGILSKRYPWEVTPQHFFNNSNTLRSLFADLINAHTDDIAIMPAVSYGLATAAKNIDPAKGKDIIIAGEQFPSNVYVWKRFCKQHNCNLKVINPPGDFNQRGKVWNQRIADTIDENTLVVALGNIHWADGTLFDLQQVGELVRQNDAYFIIDGTQSVGALPFNVQEVQPDALICAGYKWLMGPYAITLGYFGPKLQSGVPLEEGWITRKNSEDFSGLVDYEEEYQPGAQRFDMGERSNFILVPMMIEALKQVIEWTPETIQQYCKALTSDLVQQLPEYGYQIENADWRGHHMFGIRLPKNIAINELQAKLNERNIHVSVRGSAVRIAPNVYNDEKDIVALEDTLKSVATN is encoded by the coding sequence ATGGAATGTCAATCACACCTTTTTGAACTGCCCGAAAATCATCACTATATCAACTGTTCCTACCTCTCTCCCCTTTTGAAGAGTGTAGAACAAGCCGGTATTAACGGCATTCTGTCGAAACGATATCCCTGGGAGGTTACCCCGCAACACTTCTTTAATAACAGCAATACTCTGCGCTCTTTATTTGCCGACCTTATTAATGCCCATACTGATGATATCGCTATAATGCCTGCCGTCTCATACGGATTGGCCACGGCAGCAAAAAACATCGATCCTGCAAAAGGGAAAGATATTATAATAGCCGGTGAACAGTTTCCCAGCAATGTGTATGTGTGGAAGCGCTTCTGTAAGCAGCACAACTGTAATTTAAAAGTCATCAACCCTCCCGGTGATTTTAACCAACGTGGAAAAGTATGGAATCAACGCATCGCTGATACTATCGATGAAAACACGCTCGTTGTTGCTTTAGGAAATATACACTGGGCTGACGGCACCCTCTTTGACCTGCAACAAGTAGGGGAGCTTGTCCGACAAAATGATGCCTATTTTATCATTGACGGTACGCAATCTGTTGGTGCTCTTCCTTTCAATGTACAAGAAGTTCAGCCCGATGCCTTAATTTGTGCAGGCTACAAGTGGCTTATGGGGCCTTATGCCATCACTCTGGGATATTTTGGTCCTAAACTACAAAGTGGAGTGCCTCTCGAGGAAGGATGGATCACCCGAAAAAACAGTGAAGATTTCAGTGGTCTTGTTGACTATGAAGAAGAATACCAACCTGGTGCCCAACGCTTTGATATGGGAGAACGAAGCAACTTTATTCTTGTTCCTATGATGATAGAAGCGTTAAAACAGGTTATTGAGTGGACACCTGAAACGATCCAACAATACTGCAAGGCGTTAACTTCGGATCTCGTTCAGCAACTTCCTGAATACGGTTACCAGATAGAAAATGCAGACTGGCGCGGACACCATATGTTTGGCATTCGTCTCCCAAAAAATATTGCAATAAATGAATTACAGGCCAAACTGAATGAAAGAAATATCCATGTCTCGGTTCGTGGCTCTGCCGTTCGCATTGCACCCAATGTTTATAATGATGAAAAAGATATTGTTGCCTTAGAAGACACCTTAAAATCGGTAGCCACCAACTAA
- a CDS encoding PP2C family protein-serine/threonine phosphatase, translating to MSLLNKKNAFTVRDYLFVAVGLLCGFAFFLSYPSQEPRTAIKMELDRTSAKVKAVESLNSLGYNTKSLESIVTFEGNDDLLIALQEHVGRTEAIKKLSDSVHHGVHPFYWQMNIIKLGDKEITDSGTPRFDERALIRLNEEGQFIEFINASKVLPDRTVNRDAIIASFGADPNLKLWKTIPDSAWKRILRFDVDREYATNTTNKSDALNAPRSKDQGHTYTKENIEKLAAYHVEQSGWRLDELKLTDIQIETIHSQTVAVVEFKNRAPALGQNVILDLTVLPTGGLVELKAHYNPNKEEDESVALLYPIFLIRAGIIFVFILATIILFYFRIRLRAVDTKPALVVGVIGGLIVAGIIFLQEWATIPSLQSIETSDMVGKAFQMGFFGALSSIGFFACFAVGDSLVRQHWPEKLYSYDYLRQGMFFNKPIGEMILRSVVLACILSGIWSMLLSFIPGLHFNIGRTFWHFEAAWPPIYLFVSSGWFSLLLVIGVFSIVGTQTYAIYKNKWLAAVVMVLGVTLIPPFIQEMAPTPYEFIICGIYGIIFTAIFLKWDILTTLFSHFLFVLMLESSSGWITTQSPDLYVFVVFCGFLIFNIVAGILFVTRGTERQSLPRFVPEYVEELAQEERIKQELEIAREVQQSFLPVQTPDFKNLDLAAICKPAYETGGDYYDFVQLDNHRVAVTIGDVSGKGIQAAFYMTFIKGILHSLCREIDSPAEVLKKTNRLFCDNAPRGTFISLVYGIVDIEKNTFHFARAGHNPIIKINGASDEIKELRPKGIGIGLTDGPSFYQNIEEVELELSEGDVLALYTDGIVEALNEDHKFYGTRRLNSTLKDYKKNSAGELLKVLSQDLYTYIGEAKQHDDMTMIIIKLD from the coding sequence ATGTCGTTATTAAATAAAAAAAATGCTTTTACCGTTCGGGACTACCTTTTTGTGGCGGTTGGTTTGCTATGTGGGTTTGCTTTCTTTTTAAGCTATCCCTCGCAAGAGCCCCGGACTGCTATTAAAATGGAGCTCGACAGAACATCAGCCAAAGTAAAGGCCGTCGAAAGTCTTAATAGTCTTGGTTATAATACTAAGAGTCTGGAATCTATTGTGACCTTTGAAGGGAATGATGATCTTTTGATAGCTCTCCAAGAGCATGTTGGACGGACCGAAGCTATTAAAAAGCTATCTGATTCCGTTCATCACGGCGTTCATCCTTTTTATTGGCAGATGAATATTATAAAACTTGGTGACAAAGAGATCACGGATAGTGGGACGCCCAGATTTGATGAGCGTGCTTTGATTCGATTAAATGAAGAAGGCCAGTTTATTGAGTTTATCAATGCTAGCAAAGTATTACCAGATCGAACAGTAAATCGGGATGCTATTATTGCCTCTTTTGGAGCAGATCCTAATCTTAAATTGTGGAAAACTATTCCAGATTCAGCATGGAAAAGAATATTACGTTTTGATGTTGACAGGGAGTATGCTACGAATACTACGAATAAGTCTGATGCATTGAATGCTCCGCGTTCAAAGGATCAGGGGCATACCTATACAAAAGAAAATATTGAGAAGTTAGCTGCTTATCATGTTGAGCAGAGTGGGTGGCGGCTGGATGAGTTAAAGCTAACTGATATCCAGATAGAAACCATCCATTCACAAACAGTAGCAGTCGTTGAGTTCAAAAATAGGGCGCCTGCTTTGGGACAAAATGTGATTCTCGATCTTACCGTTTTACCAACAGGGGGTTTGGTTGAGCTCAAAGCTCATTATAATCCTAATAAGGAAGAGGATGAGAGCGTTGCCCTGCTATATCCGATATTCTTGATACGGGCGGGTATTATATTTGTCTTTATATTAGCAACAATAATTTTATTCTATTTCAGGATACGATTACGGGCTGTTGATACTAAGCCGGCATTAGTTGTGGGAGTTATTGGAGGGCTTATTGTAGCAGGAATAATCTTTCTGCAAGAATGGGCTACGATTCCTTCATTACAGAGTATAGAGACTTCTGATATGGTTGGCAAAGCTTTCCAAATGGGCTTTTTCGGAGCTTTAAGTTCAATCGGATTCTTTGCTTGTTTTGCTGTAGGTGATTCATTGGTACGCCAGCATTGGCCCGAAAAACTATATAGCTATGATTATCTTAGGCAAGGCATGTTCTTCAACAAGCCTATAGGGGAGATGATTTTGCGGTCCGTGGTATTAGCATGTATACTGAGTGGGATTTGGAGCATGTTGCTGTCATTTATTCCCGGTTTGCATTTCAATATTGGTCGAACATTTTGGCATTTTGAAGCTGCCTGGCCTCCTATTTATCTATTTGTTAGTAGTGGCTGGTTCAGCCTGCTTCTTGTAATAGGCGTATTTTCAATTGTGGGTACACAAACCTATGCGATCTACAAGAATAAATGGCTGGCTGCAGTAGTGATGGTCTTGGGAGTAACTCTTATTCCTCCTTTTATTCAAGAGATGGCACCTACCCCATATGAATTTATTATATGCGGTATTTATGGAATTATTTTTACTGCGATCTTTCTGAAGTGGGATATATTGACGACCCTATTCAGCCACTTCCTTTTTGTGTTGATGCTGGAATCATCCAGTGGGTGGATAACAACTCAGTCGCCGGACCTGTATGTTTTTGTCGTATTCTGTGGATTTTTAATATTCAATATTGTTGCCGGTATTCTATTTGTGACCAGGGGAACAGAGCGTCAGTCTTTGCCCCGTTTTGTTCCGGAATATGTAGAAGAGCTGGCCCAAGAGGAACGAATAAAACAGGAATTGGAAATTGCACGTGAGGTACAACAGTCTTTTTTACCGGTCCAAACACCCGACTTTAAAAACCTCGATTTAGCAGCTATTTGTAAACCGGCATATGAAACGGGGGGAGATTACTACGATTTTGTCCAGTTGGATAACCACCGTGTGGCAGTAACGATTGGTGATGTGAGTGGAAAAGGGATACAAGCTGCGTTTTATATGACCTTTATTAAGGGGATATTGCATAGCTTGTGTCGAGAAATTGATTCCCCGGCAGAGGTGCTTAAAAAAACGAATCGCCTGTTTTGTGATAATGCGCCTCGAGGCACTTTTATTTCATTAGTCTATGGTATCGTAGATATTGAAAAAAACACTTTCCATTTTGCTCGGGCAGGTCATAATCCGATAATAAAAATTAATGGTGCTAGTGATGAGATCAAGGAGTTGCGCCCCAAAGGCATTGGTATCGGTTTAACGGATGGGCCCTCATTTTATCAAAATATAGAAGAAGTTGAGCTAGAACTTTCAGAAGGAGATGTGCTGGCTTTATATACAGATGGTATTGTAGAAGCCTTGAATGAAGATCACAAATTCTATGGTACTCGACGCTTAAATAGTACACTTAAGGACTATAAAAAGAATTCTGCCGGAGAGCTCCTGAAGGTGTTATCTCAAGATCTTTACACTTATATTGGAGAAGCCAAACAACATGATGATATGACCATGATTATTATAAAGCTTGATTAA
- a CDS encoding NRDE family protein encodes MCLIVFSYKQHPKYDLVFAANRDEEYTRATRAACFWDEHPQILAGKDLKAGGTWMGINTKGEFSALTNFRDPTIQKQDPPSRGQLVLNFLKNDQAPIEYLRKIDSKANQFMGFNLLTGTPDCLGYYSNQQNEIQLLDAGIYGLSNHLLETSWPKVDRAKEGVTHLIKNGSISEDSLFNILANDQEAPSAQLPDTGIPLEVEKKVSPIFIKSDNYGTRCSTVLLVDKNGNVTFHERRFVPGTQEIEDENRYKFRISR; translated from the coding sequence ATGTGTCTTATCGTTTTCTCATATAAACAGCATCCCAAATACGATCTGGTCTTTGCAGCAAACAGGGATGAAGAATACACACGTGCTACCCGTGCTGCATGTTTTTGGGATGAACACCCACAAATCCTAGCCGGAAAAGATTTAAAAGCCGGAGGTACCTGGATGGGTATTAATACTAAAGGCGAATTTTCTGCTCTTACAAATTTTCGAGATCCAACAATACAAAAACAGGATCCACCCAGCCGGGGACAGTTGGTTCTCAATTTTCTGAAAAATGACCAAGCGCCCATTGAATACTTACGAAAAATTGATTCTAAAGCGAATCAGTTTATGGGCTTTAACCTTTTAACCGGCACCCCTGACTGTTTGGGATATTATTCTAACCAACAAAATGAAATTCAACTGCTGGATGCAGGGATCTATGGCCTAAGTAATCATCTATTAGAAACTTCTTGGCCTAAAGTAGACCGCGCTAAAGAAGGAGTAACCCATTTGATTAAAAACGGCAGTATTTCAGAGGATTCCCTTTTTAACATACTTGCTAACGATCAAGAAGCTCCATCAGCCCAACTACCAGATACCGGTATCCCTCTGGAGGTAGAAAAAAAAGTTTCTCCTATTTTTATCAAAAGTGATAATTATGGCACCCGTTGTTCTACCGTTCTACTTGTTGATAAAAACGGTAATGTAACTTTTCATGAACGTCGTTTTGTTCCCGGAACCCAAGAAATAGAAGATGAAAACCGATATAAATTTCGCATTAGCCGTTAA
- a CDS encoding thioredoxin family protein, producing MNPVHHTYFWGFILLLLVLVATIPASAQQIQWLSFEDALTDAQKKDKLIFVDVWAPWCGWCYKMKNETYPNLSNTTKGAFIFTRINRDSNENRYNYEGNKYSAVKLAQKFKINSVPGIVILSAKGEYLLHTLGFLKTKKLEQILQKVRKATAQQQKCCVLLHGQ from the coding sequence ATGAACCCAGTTCACCACACATATTTTTGGGGATTTATCCTGCTGCTCTTGGTTTTAGTGGCAACTATCCCCGCCAGTGCACAACAGATACAATGGCTTTCTTTTGAAGATGCCCTTACTGACGCACAGAAAAAGGACAAACTTATTTTTGTTGATGTATGGGCCCCTTGGTGCGGCTGGTGTTATAAAATGAAAAATGAAACCTACCCCAACTTATCAAATACCACAAAGGGTGCGTTTATCTTCACACGTATTAATCGAGATAGCAACGAGAATAGATATAACTATGAGGGGAACAAGTATTCGGCTGTAAAGCTGGCACAAAAGTTTAAGATAAACTCGGTACCCGGCATTGTAATTCTCTCAGCTAAAGGAGAATACTTACTTCACACCTTAGGCTTTCTTAAAACCAAAAAACTTGAGCAGATCTTACAAAAAGTACGGAAAGCTACAGCTCAGCAACAAAAATGTTGCGTGCTACTTCATGGCCAATAA
- a CDS encoding thioredoxin family protein — translation MKIRIVLIIALIFFGINSLVIGQTLEWVSLGEAQEKAAQTGKKVFVFAEAEWCGYCKKMKKKVFPEPAVEETMKKYFHSVKVDIESKEKIKFDGEMVSQRNFARRFRIQSTPTMIFIDSDGKILGTQPGYMRAEIFDSLLSYIGAEYYKKMGIKAYLKKQGVNIEK, via the coding sequence ATGAAGATACGTATTGTACTAATAATTGCTTTAATATTCTTTGGGATTAACTCGTTAGTTATAGGACAAACCCTGGAATGGGTCTCACTTGGTGAAGCCCAGGAAAAGGCTGCCCAAACGGGAAAAAAAGTATTTGTTTTTGCTGAGGCTGAGTGGTGTGGGTATTGTAAAAAGATGAAGAAAAAAGTCTTTCCCGAACCAGCGGTGGAAGAAACCATGAAAAAATATTTTCATTCTGTAAAAGTTGATATTGAGTCTAAAGAAAAGATCAAATTTGACGGAGAGATGGTATCGCAGCGTAACTTCGCACGAAGGTTTCGTATTCAGTCTACTCCAACAATGATTTTTATTGATTCGGATGGTAAAATTTTAGGTACCCAACCCGGTTATATGAGAGCCGAAATATTTGATAGTCTGTTATCATACATCGGTGCAGAGTACTACAAAAAGATGGGAATTAAAGCATATCTAAAAAAACAGGGAGTAAACATAGAAAAGTGA
- a CDS encoding GxxExxY protein, whose amino-acid sequence MILIIAVEAMSTVFKAQLLTYLKLANNPKGLLIYFHCENIVEQLIPLVSQRFAELPKHK is encoded by the coding sequence ATGATATTGATTATAGCAGTTGAAGCGATGTCCACTGTTTTTAAAGCGCAATTATTGACTTACCTTAAGCTAGCAAATAACCCAAAAGGATTGCTCATATATTTCCATTGTGAAAATATTGTTGAGCAATTAATACCATTGGTTTCGCAACGATTTGCAGAATTGCCAAAACATAAATAG
- a CDS encoding WbqC family protein codes for MILALLFPQFAPNLYDLSVMIQADRLILQDLERWSRKSRTHRAKIRVPNGTQWINIPIRTEDRKKAIKDVRMDHSEDWVTPLLRTIEYNYRNSIYYDFYEPEIKADFQSAYDYTSLLDFILFIQERLLSFMEVEIEYVLSSDLADYTSNPDELGRQLGVDTLLQEYDSRHYQRRAEDYNSTIDFEHPKYHQHFDGFEPWCSILDILFQFGPESFRITDQLKG; via the coding sequence ATGATCCTAGCTCTTTTATTCCCACAGTTTGCTCCCAATCTCTATGATCTATCGGTTATGATACAGGCCGACCGACTGATCCTGCAAGATCTGGAACGCTGGTCACGAAAAAGCCGAACCCATCGTGCTAAAATTCGTGTCCCTAACGGTACCCAGTGGATTAACATCCCGATCCGAACCGAAGACCGAAAGAAAGCGATCAAGGATGTACGCATGGACCATTCCGAAGATTGGGTTACCCCTCTGTTGCGAACCATTGAGTATAACTACCGCAACAGTATCTACTATGATTTTTACGAACCGGAAATTAAGGCTGACTTCCAATCCGCATACGACTACACTTCATTACTGGATTTTATTCTCTTTATCCAAGAACGGCTGTTAAGTTTTATGGAAGTGGAAATTGAGTATGTACTCTCTAGTGACCTTGCTGACTATACTTCAAACCCTGATGAACTTGGTCGGCAACTTGGAGTCGATACTCTACTACAGGAATATGACAGTCGTCACTATCAACGGCGGGCTGAAGATTATAACAGCACTATAGATTTTGAACATCCGAAATATCATCAACATTTCGACGGTTTTGAACCATGGTGCTCCATACTGGATATTTTGTTCCAGTTCGGCCCCGAAAGCTTTCGTATCACTGACCAATTAAAAGGTTGA
- the gltX gene encoding glutamate--tRNA ligase, which yields MDTNFMEGSVRVRFAPSPTGFLHIGGLRTALYNYLFAKGNDGTFVLRIEDTDQSRYVEGAEEDIKESLKWVGMDIDEGPENPGDVGPYRQSERKDIYEEYAEQLVEQGNAYYAFDTTDELDQMRERLKKSGNPSPKYDAITRMSMKNSLTLPEEEVERKLEEGEDYVIRLKVPRRENIRFEDEVRGFVSFESKGLDDQVLIKSDGMPTYHLANVVDDHLMKISHVIRGEEWLSSTPKHILMYEYFGWEPPKMAHLPLIMSPSGGKLSKRKAESEGIPINTKDYIEQKFEPEALVNFLAYLGWSPGDDTEIHSMDELIDMFSLDRVSKGGAVFDYKKLIWYNEHYLREKPADELFPRVKEIANEHNIEPDEEYMKEIIPLMKERVSKVEDFVTMGKFFFKDPDEYEERAKEKWSDNSAELLQAYVDEIKEFDEDDFEASNLKDKIKEVIEAHDVGWGPLMMPLRVAVSGMGYGPDLTPTLELLGKEATIRRIETAIEKLG from the coding sequence ATGGATACTAACTTTATGGAAGGTAGCGTAAGAGTACGATTTGCGCCGTCACCCACCGGATTTTTACACATCGGTGGATTACGAACGGCACTGTATAATTATTTATTTGCCAAAGGTAATGATGGGACATTTGTATTACGTATTGAAGATACCGATCAGAGTCGCTATGTAGAAGGTGCTGAAGAAGATATTAAAGAATCCCTGAAATGGGTGGGCATGGATATCGATGAAGGTCCCGAAAATCCCGGCGACGTTGGTCCTTACCGCCAGAGTGAACGGAAAGACATTTATGAGGAGTATGCTGAACAGCTGGTAGAACAAGGGAATGCGTATTATGCCTTTGATACTACCGATGAGCTGGATCAGATGCGTGAGCGCCTGAAGAAATCAGGTAATCCATCTCCCAAATACGATGCTATTACTCGCATGTCCATGAAGAACAGTCTGACGCTTCCCGAAGAAGAAGTGGAGCGCAAGCTGGAGGAGGGAGAAGATTATGTGATTCGCCTGAAGGTACCGCGGCGCGAGAATATCCGTTTTGAAGATGAAGTGCGCGGGTTCGTTTCTTTTGAGAGTAAGGGACTCGACGATCAGGTGCTCATTAAATCAGACGGAATGCCCACTTACCATCTGGCGAACGTCGTTGATGACCATTTAATGAAAATTTCGCACGTAATTCGTGGGGAAGAATGGCTGAGTAGTACGCCCAAGCATATCTTGATGTATGAATACTTTGGTTGGGAGCCTCCCAAGATGGCTCACCTTCCGCTAATTATGTCGCCCAGTGGAGGAAAGCTTTCCAAGCGTAAGGCTGAAAGTGAAGGAATTCCTATTAATACGAAGGATTACATTGAACAGAAGTTTGAGCCCGAAGCACTGGTGAATTTTCTGGCTTATTTGGGATGGAGCCCCGGAGATGATACCGAAATCCATTCTATGGATGAACTTATTGATATGTTTTCATTAGATCGGGTAAGCAAAGGCGGAGCGGTGTTTGACTATAAAAAACTAATTTGGTACAACGAACATTATCTGCGTGAAAAACCAGCCGATGAGCTTTTCCCGCGGGTTAAAGAAATTGCCAATGAGCACAATATCGAACCCGATGAGGAATACATGAAAGAGATTATCCCTCTGATGAAGGAACGGGTAAGCAAGGTTGAAGATTTTGTTACCATGGGTAAGTTTTTCTTCAAAGATCCTGATGAATACGAAGAACGTGCTAAAGAGAAGTGGAGCGATAATAGCGCAGAACTCTTGCAAGCTTATGTGGATGAGATCAAGGAATTCGATGAGGATGACTTTGAAGCCTCTAACCTTAAGGATAAGATCAAAGAAGTTATTGAAGCACATGATGTGGGGTGGGGACCGCTGATGATGCCCCTCCGTGTCGCAGTATCAGGTATGGGATATGGCCCAGACTTGACACCAACACTCGAGCTTCTTGGAAAAGAGGCAACAATTCGACGTATTGAAACGGCTATTGAGAAGTTGGGATAG
- a CDS encoding Na+/H+ antiporter NhaC family protein, whose product MKRKTLFFVAGLLTLFLFYNFGFASPDAAQAASIGITKGSWLSIVPPLVAIGIALIFRQVLFALFLGIWCGAFLAGDLSFGGVFTSFFTALDGYIVPATADTSHMSIIIFTILIGGMVGIITDNGGTRGVIERITSFVRTKVHGQLMTSLMGFVVFFDDYANTMVVGNTMRPLTDKLRISRAKLAYLVDATAAPVATIALVSTWIGAMVGFIADAESKMPNFNESAYAVFLNSLPYNFYAFFTILFVILIAWSGRDFATMLTARINLYKAKHNPKLDTYNLWKDKIEDDEETKKVSHWSNAAIPILMLIGGTVAGLFITGTGDSIQSIIETADSYKALLWGSLISIAAAIVMTLARNLLEVEEMLEGMMEGMHTMFDGLLILVLAWALSAITVELGTADYLMNVFGETLNAYWLPAIVLLLSALTAFATGSSWGTMGILMPLVVPLAWEIGNNTGLPYDITAEIIYASVSSVLAGSVWGDHCSPISDTTILSSIATQCDHVEHVNTQLPYAMIVGVISILSMIGMLVVGIPWWIIYPLGVAIIVGIIFKFGKIPNPEEYTPEGKEAASTTLD is encoded by the coding sequence ATGAAGCGGAAAACACTATTTTTCGTAGCGGGCCTGTTAACGTTATTTCTATTCTATAATTTCGGTTTTGCTTCTCCTGATGCAGCTCAAGCTGCTAGTATAGGTATCACCAAAGGGAGTTGGCTTAGTATTGTGCCTCCGCTTGTTGCTATTGGTATAGCCCTTATCTTTCGCCAGGTTTTATTTGCACTTTTTTTGGGAATATGGTGTGGAGCCTTTTTGGCAGGAGACCTGAGTTTCGGAGGCGTTTTCACTAGTTTCTTTACCGCCCTTGACGGCTATATTGTTCCAGCCACTGCTGATACGAGTCATATGAGTATCATCATCTTTACCATACTTATTGGAGGAATGGTAGGGATTATCACTGATAATGGGGGAACGCGAGGCGTTATTGAACGTATTACGAGCTTTGTACGCACGAAAGTACATGGGCAATTAATGACCTCACTGATGGGGTTTGTGGTCTTTTTTGATGATTATGCCAATACCATGGTCGTAGGTAATACCATGCGCCCGCTTACCGATAAGCTTCGAATATCGCGAGCTAAGCTAGCCTATCTTGTTGATGCAACAGCGGCCCCGGTAGCAACAATCGCCCTGGTGAGCACATGGATTGGTGCAATGGTAGGCTTCATTGCGGACGCAGAGTCCAAGATGCCTAATTTTAATGAGTCTGCTTATGCGGTGTTCCTAAACTCATTGCCTTATAATTTCTATGCCTTCTTTACCATTCTTTTTGTGATTCTTATTGCATGGTCAGGAAGGGATTTTGCAACCATGTTGACGGCGCGTATCAATCTTTACAAGGCCAAGCATAATCCAAAGCTGGATACTTACAATCTTTGGAAAGACAAGATTGAAGATGATGAGGAAACAAAGAAAGTCTCCCACTGGTCAAATGCAGCTATACCTATTTTGATGTTAATTGGGGGTACAGTGGCAGGGTTATTTATAACCGGGACGGGTGATTCTATTCAAAGTATTATTGAAACGGCAGATTCGTATAAAGCACTGCTTTGGGGGTCGCTTATCTCCATTGCAGCTGCCATCGTTATGACATTGGCTCGAAACTTGTTAGAAGTTGAAGAGATGTTGGAAGGTATGATGGAGGGTATGCATACCATGTTTGATGGATTATTAATCTTGGTATTGGCTTGGGCCCTTAGTGCTATAACAGTTGAGTTAGGTACTGCTGATTACCTAATGAATGTATTCGGTGAAACGCTAAATGCATATTGGCTGCCGGCTATTGTACTTCTCCTTTCTGCGCTCACTGCTTTTGCTACGGGCTCAAGTTGGGGGACTATGGGTATTTTGATGCCGCTGGTAGTGCCGTTAGCTTGGGAGATTGGTAATAATACAGGTCTGCCTTACGACATTACTGCTGAAATTATTTATGCAAGTGTGAGTTCAGTATTAGCCGGATCGGTGTGGGGAGATCATTGCTCACCCATTTCAGATACAACTATTTTGAGCTCAATTGCTACGCAATGCGACCATGTGGAGCACGTTAATACTCAGTTGCCTTATGCGATGATAGTAGGAGTAATAAGTATTCTGAGTATGATAGGAATGTTGGTAGTGGGTATTCCTTGGTGGATTATCTATCCATTAGGTGTTGCAATTATAGTAGGTATTATTTTTAAGTTTGGTAAAATACCAAATCCCGAAGAATACACGCCTGAGGGTAAAGAAGCTGCATCTACTACCTTAGACTGA